Proteins encoded together in one Bacteroides ovatus window:
- a CDS encoding C40 family peptidase has protein sequence MNGKYSSLPKLLHKLIMMRYITEKSDTHKSSIKKPDRKKRYFLQFILLLGLVASLSSCRTSAPRLDYQALARASILLGVDINMEDNHKLYLEAADWIGVPYRGGGDSKRGADCSGLVYQVYRKVYRTQVPRNTEDLKKESNKVAKRNLREGDLVFFTSSRSKNKVAHVGIYLKNGKFIHSSTSKGVIVSNLNENYYTKHWISGGRIR, from the coding sequence ATGAATGGTAAGTATTCATCCTTACCAAAATTATTGCATAAACTAATTATGATGAGATATATAACAGAAAAGTCTGATACCCATAAGTCTAGTATAAAGAAACCTGATAGAAAGAAAAGATACTTCCTGCAATTCATCCTTTTATTAGGACTGGTTGCCAGCCTTAGTTCCTGCCGCACTTCCGCGCCCCGGCTGGATTATCAAGCATTGGCGCGAGCTTCTATATTGTTGGGGGTAGATATTAATATGGAGGATAACCATAAGCTCTATCTGGAAGCAGCCGACTGGATAGGGGTTCCCTATCGTGGTGGAGGTGATTCGAAACGAGGAGCCGACTGTTCGGGATTAGTTTATCAAGTGTACCGTAAGGTATACCGCACCCAAGTGCCGCGTAACACGGAAGATCTAAAAAAAGAAAGTAATAAAGTCGCCAAACGGAATCTCCGGGAAGGAGACTTGGTATTCTTCACCAGCAGTCGTTCAAAAAATAAAGTAGCTCATGTAGGCATTTACCTCAAAAACGGTAAGTTTATTCATTCCAGCACCAGTAAAGGAGTGATCGTCAGCAACTTGAACGAGAACTATTATACCAAACACTGGATAAGCGGCGGCAGGATACGTTAA
- the miaA gene encoding tRNA (adenosine(37)-N6)-dimethylallyltransferase MiaA produces MPDYDLIAILGPTASGKTPFAAALAYELNTEIISADSRQIYRRMDLGTGKDLADYTVNGRTIPYHLIDIADPGYKYNVFEYQRDFLNSYESIKQKGCLPVLCGGTGMYLESVLKGYKLMPVPENPELRNRLANHSLEELTEMLSQYKALHNSTDVDTVKRAIRAIEIEEYYAAHPVPEREFPELNSLIIGVDIDRELRREKITRRLKQRLDEGMVDEVRRLIELGIAPDDLIYYGLEYKYLTLYVIGKLTYEEMLNGLEIAIHQFAKRQMTWFRGMERRGFTIHWMNAELPMEEKIAFVKEKLQGN; encoded by the coding sequence ATGCCGGACTATGATTTAATCGCCATACTCGGACCTACAGCCTCGGGTAAAACTCCCTTTGCCGCTGCCTTGGCCTATGAACTCAACACAGAAATTATCAGTGCCGATTCCCGTCAGATATATAGAAGAATGGATCTCGGTACAGGAAAAGATTTGGCCGACTATACCGTAAACGGACGTACAATCCCCTATCATCTGATTGACATTGCAGACCCCGGATATAAATACAATGTGTTTGAATATCAACGTGATTTCTTGAATTCTTACGAAAGCATCAAACAAAAAGGCTGTCTTCCCGTTTTATGTGGAGGGACAGGTATGTATCTGGAATCCGTGTTGAAAGGATATAAACTGATGCCCGTACCGGAAAATCCGGAATTGCGTAACCGTTTGGCAAATCATTCGCTGGAAGAGTTGACGGAAATGCTAAGTCAATACAAGGCTTTGCATAACTCCACCGACGTGGATACCGTGAAACGGGCGATACGTGCGATAGAAATTGAAGAGTATTATGCAGCCCATCCGGTTCCCGAAAGGGAATTCCCGGAACTGAACAGTCTCATCATCGGAGTGGACATTGACCGGGAACTGCGCCGTGAAAAGATCACCCGCCGATTGAAACAACGATTGGATGAAGGAATGGTGGACGAGGTAAGACGATTGATCGAACTGGGAATTGCACCGGACGATCTCATCTACTATGGACTGGAATACAAATACCTGACATTATACGTCATAGGCAAACTGACTTATGAAGAAATGCTCAACGGTTTGGAGATAGCCATCCATCAGTTTGCCAAGCGACAAATGACCTGGTTCCGCGGCATGGAAAGAAGAGGATTTACGATCCATTGGATGAATGCAGAGCTGCCGATGGAAGAAAAGATAGCTTTTGTAAAAGAGAAACTGCAAGGGAATTAG
- a CDS encoding HAD-IA family hydrolase — translation MNYKTYLFDFDYTLADSSRGIVKCFRIVLTRHQYLTVTDEAIKRTIGKTLEESFSILTGITDPAQLEAFRQEYRLEADVHMNVNTRLFPDTLSTLKELKKRGARVGIISTKYRFRILSYLEEYLPKDFLDIVVGGEDVKAPKPSPEGVKFALEHLGSSPEETLYIGDSTVDAETAQNAGVDFAGVLNGMTTAEELRVYPHKIIMQNLGELVQ, via the coding sequence ATGAACTACAAAACCTATTTATTCGATTTCGACTACACACTAGCCGATTCGTCGCGTGGTATCGTTAAGTGTTTCAGAATTGTGCTTACCCGGCATCAGTATTTAACCGTTACTGATGAAGCTATCAAGCGTACAATCGGCAAAACATTGGAAGAATCATTCAGTATCCTTACCGGAATTACCGACCCGGCACAGCTGGAGGCCTTCCGGCAGGAGTACAGACTGGAAGCTGATGTACACATGAATGTAAATACCCGTCTTTTTCCCGACACATTGTCTACGCTGAAAGAATTGAAGAAACGGGGTGCCCGCGTCGGAATTATCTCTACCAAGTATCGTTTCCGGATATTGAGTTATCTGGAAGAATATCTGCCTAAGGATTTTCTTGATATAGTAGTGGGAGGAGAAGATGTAAAAGCACCGAAACCTTCGCCGGAAGGAGTTAAATTTGCATTAGAACATCTGGGAAGTAGCCCCGAAGAGACATTGTATATTGGAGATAGCACCGTAGATGCCGAAACAGCGCAGAATGCAGGAGTCGATTTTGCAGGTGTGCTGAACGGAATGACAACGGCAGAGGAACTTCGTGTTTATCCACACAAAATCATTATGCAGAATTTAGGAGAATTAGTCCAATAG
- a CDS encoding diacylglycerol/lipid kinase family protein has protein sequence MSVEPKKWGVIYNPKAGTRKVKKRWKEIKEYMDSKGVDYDYVQSEGFGSVERLAKILANNGYRTIVIVGGDGALNDAINGIMLSDAEDKENIALGMIPNGIGNDFAKYWGLSTEYKPAVDCIINHRLKKIDVGYCNFYDGNEHQRRYFLNAVNIGLGARIVKITDQTKRFWGVKFLSYVAALFSLIFERKLYRMHLRINDEHIRGRIMTVCIGSAWGWGQTPSAVPYNGWLDVSVIYRPEFLQIISGLWMLIQGRILNHKVVKSYRTRKVKVLRAQNAAVDLDGRLLPKHFPLEVGVLPEKTTLIIPN, from the coding sequence ATGAGTGTAGAACCGAAGAAATGGGGAGTGATTTACAACCCCAAAGCTGGTACCCGAAAGGTAAAGAAGCGCTGGAAAGAAATTAAGGAGTACATGGACAGTAAAGGTGTAGACTATGACTATGTACAATCCGAAGGTTTCGGTTCGGTAGAGCGTCTCGCTAAAATCTTGGCCAACAATGGTTATCGCACGATTGTCATTGTGGGAGGTGATGGGGCATTGAACGATGCCATCAATGGCATTATGCTATCCGATGCCGAAGACAAAGAGAACATCGCCCTCGGCATGATTCCGAACGGTATCGGAAATGACTTCGCCAAATATTGGGGACTTAGTACCGAATACAAGCCGGCTGTCGACTGTATCATCAATCATCGGTTGAAGAAAATAGACGTAGGCTACTGCAACTTCTACGACGGAAACGAACACCAGCGTCGCTATTTCCTCAATGCCGTTAATATCGGACTGGGAGCACGAATCGTCAAAATCACCGATCAGACCAAACGTTTCTGGGGTGTGAAGTTCCTTTCATACGTTGCCGCCCTGTTCTCCCTCATCTTCGAACGGAAACTTTACAGAATGCATCTCCGCATCAATGATGAACATATCCGCGGACGCATCATGACCGTATGTATAGGAAGTGCCTGGGGATGGGGACAAACTCCCAGTGCCGTTCCATACAACGGATGGCTGGATGTATCTGTAATCTACCGCCCGGAATTCCTGCAAATTATTTCCGGGCTATGGATGCTGATTCAGGGAAGAATCCTGAATCACAAAGTGGTGAAAAGCTACCGGACGAGAAAAGTAAAGGTACTCCGGGCACAGAATGCAGCGGTGGATTTGGACGGGCGTTTGTTGCCTAAACATTTTCCTTTAGAAGTAGGCGTGCTCCCGGAAAAGACAACGCTTATCATCCCCAACTAA
- a CDS encoding DUF5687 family protein: protein MMIFNELRKHGRLAAKRHPMYEKNKVAKILGYVMGAFWAGYLIFFGTTFAFGFSDMVPNREPYHVMNAVVLIFILALDFLLRVPFQKTPTQEVKPYLLLPVKRVRVIDFLLIRSGLSLFNLFWLFLFVPFSFITITKFFGIPGVITYLIGILLLIIANNYWYLLCRTLINEHIWWILLPIAFYGGIGCLLFIPEDSPLFYFFMDLGDGYIQGNILYFLGTILVIAILWLINRKIMSGLIYAELAKVEDSQIKHVSEYKFFERYGEVGEYMRLELKMLLRNRRCKGALRNIAIVVVAFSVALSFSSVYDGNFMTSFICVYNFAVFGMIILSQIMSFEGNYIDGLMSRKESIMSLLKAKYYTYSIGEIIPFILMIPAIIMNKLTLLGAFAWFFYTIGFIYFCFFQLAVYNKQTVPLNEKVASRQTNSAIQMVVNFAAFGVPLILYSLLNAFLGETITYIILLVVGLGFTLTSPLWIKNVYHRFMKRRYENMEGFRDSRQ, encoded by the coding sequence ATGATGATATTCAACGAATTACGCAAACATGGAAGGCTTGCCGCCAAACGGCATCCGATGTATGAAAAGAACAAAGTTGCTAAAATACTCGGTTATGTCATGGGCGCATTCTGGGCCGGTTACCTGATATTCTTCGGTACGACGTTCGCGTTCGGATTTTCTGATATGGTTCCCAACCGGGAACCATATCATGTGATGAACGCAGTGGTTCTGATCTTTATCCTGGCACTAGACTTTCTGTTGCGTGTTCCGTTTCAAAAAACACCGACGCAGGAGGTAAAACCTTACCTCCTGCTGCCGGTTAAACGAGTTCGTGTCATCGACTTCTTACTAATCCGCTCGGGACTAAGCCTGTTCAACCTGTTCTGGTTGTTTCTGTTTGTCCCTTTTTCCTTCATCACTATTACCAAGTTTTTCGGTATCCCCGGTGTCATCACCTATCTTATCGGTATCTTGCTATTGATTATTGCCAATAATTACTGGTACTTGCTTTGCCGCACTCTTATCAACGAACATATTTGGTGGATTCTATTACCTATCGCTTTCTACGGTGGAATAGGCTGCCTTCTTTTCATTCCCGAAGATAGTCCTCTCTTCTATTTCTTCATGGATCTGGGAGACGGATATATACAGGGCAACATTCTCTATTTTCTCGGCACCATACTTGTGATTGCCATTTTATGGCTGATTAACCGCAAGATCATGTCCGGACTTATCTATGCAGAGCTGGCAAAAGTAGAAGATAGCCAGATTAAACATGTCTCCGAATATAAATTCTTCGAACGCTACGGGGAAGTTGGCGAATATATGAGGCTGGAACTGAAAATGCTTTTACGCAACCGCCGCTGCAAAGGTGCATTGCGCAATATCGCGATTGTAGTGGTAGCTTTCTCCGTTGCACTTAGCTTTTCCAGTGTTTACGACGGCAATTTCATGACTTCTTTCATTTGTGTATACAACTTTGCCGTATTCGGAATGATTATCCTTTCACAGATTATGTCATTCGAAGGTAATTACATTGATGGCCTGATGTCTCGTAAAGAATCAATTATGAGTCTGCTGAAAGCCAAATATTACACATACAGCATTGGCGAAATCATACCTTTCATACTCATGATTCCCGCCATCATCATGAATAAACTCACTTTACTGGGCGCCTTTGCCTGGTTTTTCTATACCATCGGCTTTATTTATTTCTGTTTTTTCCAACTGGCTGTCTACAACAAACAGACGGTACCCTTAAACGAGAAAGTGGCAAGCCGGCAAACGAATAGCGCTATACAGATGGTGGTTAATTTCGCTGCTTTCGGTGTGCCTCTCATCTTATACAGTCTATTAAATGCATTTTTAGGTGAAACAATCACTTACATAATTCTGTTAGTTGTCGGTCTCGGATTTACCCTGACTTCTCCTTTATGGATTAAAAATGTATATCATCGTTTCATGAAACGGCGATACGAAAACATGGAAGGCTTCAGAGACAGCCGCCAATAA
- the kdsA gene encoding 3-deoxy-8-phosphooctulonate synthase: MIELKNNPAGNFFLLAGPCVIEGEEMAMRIAERVVKITEALQIPYVFKGSYRKANRSRLDSFTGIGDEKALKVLRKVHETFGIPTVTDIHTADEAAMAAEYVDILQIPAFLCRQTDLLVAAAKTGKTINIKKGQFLSPQAMQFAADKVVEVGNKNVMLTERGTTFGYQDLVVDYRGIPEMQSFGYPVILDVTHSLQQPNQTSGVTGGMPQLIETVAKAGIAVGADGIFIETHENPAVAKSDGANMLKLDLLEGLLTKLVRIREAIK, encoded by the coding sequence ATGATAGAACTTAAGAACAACCCCGCCGGCAACTTTTTCCTGTTGGCCGGTCCGTGTGTGATAGAAGGTGAAGAAATGGCAATGCGCATTGCCGAACGAGTAGTAAAGATCACCGAAGCACTGCAAATACCTTATGTATTCAAAGGTTCTTACCGTAAGGCAAACCGCTCACGTCTGGATTCGTTTACCGGCATTGGCGATGAGAAAGCACTCAAAGTATTGAGAAAGGTACATGAGACTTTCGGAATCCCCACCGTAACCGATATCCATACTGCAGATGAAGCTGCAATGGCAGCCGAATACGTGGACATACTTCAAATCCCAGCTTTTCTTTGTCGCCAGACCGACTTGTTGGTTGCCGCAGCCAAAACCGGAAAAACGATTAACATCAAGAAAGGACAGTTCCTTTCACCGCAGGCAATGCAGTTTGCTGCCGACAAAGTGGTGGAAGTCGGAAACAAGAATGTGATGCTTACCGAACGTGGAACAACTTTCGGCTATCAAGATCTTGTTGTAGACTACCGTGGTATCCCCGAAATGCAGTCATTTGGCTATCCGGTGATTCTGGATGTCACTCACTCCTTGCAGCAACCCAACCAAACCAGTGGGGTAACGGGAGGAATGCCGCAGTTGATAGAGACTGTCGCCAAAGCAGGTATCGCCGTAGGTGCCGACGGAATATTCATCGAAACACATGAAAACCCTGCCGTAGCCAAAAGCGATGGTGCCAATATGTTAAAGTTAGACCTTCTGGAAGGACTGTTAACTAAGCTAGTCAGGATACGGGAAGCTATAAAATAA
- a CDS encoding M16 family metallopeptidase, with translation MKHLLRGLFIAVLFICCNFQLVLAQPMQELPVDKNVRIGKLDNGLTYYIRHNALPEKRVEFYIAQKVGSILEEPQQRGLAHFLEHMAFNGTKHFPGDETGLGIVPWCETKGIKFGTNLNAYTSVDQTVYNISNVPTENINVVDSCLLILHDWSSAINLADKEIDKERGVIREEWRSRNSGMLRIMTDAQSTLYPDSKYSDCMPIGSIDVINNFPYQDIRDYYAKWYRPDLQGIVIVGDINVDEIEAKLKKVFADVKAPVNPAERIYYPVADNQEPLIYIGTDKEVKNPYVNIFFKQDATPDSLKNTIAYYATQYMVSMAMNMLNNRLNELRQTANPPFTSASAEYGNYFLAKTKEALALDASSKIDGIDLAMKTVLEEAERARRFGFTASEYERARANYLQAVESAYNEREKTKSGSYVNEYVNNFLEKEPIPGIEVEYTLVNKLAPNIPVEAVNQVMQQLITDNNQVVLLAGPEKEGAKYPTKEEIAALLKQMKSFDLKPYEDKVSNEPLISEDIKGGKIVSEKAGEIYGTTKLVLSNGVTVYVKPTDFKADQIVMKGVSLGGTSVFPNEEIINISQLNGVALVGGIGNFSKVDLGKALAGKRANVGAGIGNTTETVSGSCAPKDFETMMQLTYLTFTSPRKDNEAFESYKNRLKAELQNADANPMTAFSDTITSVLYGHHPRAIRMKENMVDQIDYDRILEMYKDRYKDASDFTFFLVGNVDLATMKPLIAKYLGGLPSINRKETFKDNKMDIRKGEIKNVFAKAQETPMATIMFLYSGTCKYDLRNNVLLSFLDQALDLVYTAEIREKEGGTYGVSCNGSLGKYPKEELVLQIVFQTDPAKKDKLSAVVVEQLHKMAKEGPSAEHMQKIKEYMLKKYKDAQKENGYWLNNMDEYLYTGVDNTKDYEKLVNSITAKEVQDFLAKLLKQNNEIQVIMTVPEENK, from the coding sequence ATGAAACATTTATTACGTGGATTATTTATTGCAGTCCTTTTTATATGCTGCAATTTCCAGCTCGTACTTGCACAACCCATGCAAGAATTACCTGTGGACAAAAATGTTCGCATCGGTAAACTAGACAACGGGCTTACTTATTACATTCGCCACAACGCCCTTCCCGAAAAACGAGTTGAATTCTACATCGCCCAGAAAGTAGGTTCCATTCTTGAGGAACCGCAACAACGTGGTCTGGCTCACTTTTTGGAGCACATGGCTTTCAACGGAACAAAGCACTTCCCAGGTGATGAAACCGGACTTGGCATCGTGCCCTGGTGTGAAACAAAAGGTATCAAATTCGGCACGAACCTGAACGCATATACCAGTGTCGACCAGACGGTGTACAATATCAGCAACGTACCGACTGAAAATATAAACGTGGTAGACTCTTGTCTGCTGATCCTTCACGACTGGTCGAGCGCTATCAACCTTGCCGACAAGGAAATTGACAAAGAGCGTGGCGTTATCCGCGAAGAATGGAGAAGCCGCAACAGTGGTATGCTTCGCATCATGACTGATGCACAGTCTACTCTGTATCCGGATTCTAAATATTCAGACTGTATGCCTATCGGAAGTATTGATGTTATCAACAACTTCCCTTATCAGGATATCCGCGATTATTATGCGAAATGGTATCGCCCGGACTTGCAAGGAATCGTTATTGTAGGTGATATCAATGTAGATGAAATTGAAGCCAAACTGAAAAAAGTATTCGCAGATGTAAAAGCTCCGGTAAACCCGGCCGAACGTATCTACTATCCAGTGGCAGATAATCAGGAACCGCTGATCTATATCGGTACAGACAAGGAAGTGAAGAATCCTTATGTGAACATCTTCTTCAAACAAGACGCTACACCGGATTCTTTGAAAAATACCATTGCTTATTATGCTACTCAGTATATGGTCAGCATGGCTATGAATATGCTGAACAATCGTTTGAACGAACTCCGCCAAACTGCTAATCCTCCTTTCACTAGTGCAAGCGCAGAATATGGAAACTATTTCCTTGCCAAGACTAAAGAAGCCCTCGCACTTGATGCAAGCAGCAAAATAGACGGTATCGATTTAGCAATGAAAACAGTTTTGGAAGAAGCTGAACGTGCACGCCGCTTCGGATTTACCGCATCAGAATATGAACGCGCACGCGCCAACTATCTGCAAGCCGTAGAATCTGCTTACAACGAACGTGAAAAGACTAAAAGTGGTTCTTACGTCAACGAATACGTTAACAATTTCCTTGAAAAAGAACCGATTCCGGGAATCGAAGTTGAATATACACTGGTAAACAAACTGGCTCCGAATATCCCTGTAGAAGCTGTCAATCAGGTGATGCAACAACTAATCACTGACAACAATCAGGTGGTTTTGCTGGCCGGTCCGGAAAAAGAAGGAGCAAAATACCCTACTAAAGAAGAAATTGCTGCTTTATTGAAACAAATGAAGTCATTCGATCTGAAACCTTATGAAGATAAAGTTTCTAACGAACCGCTAATCTCTGAAGATATTAAAGGTGGCAAGATTGTTTCTGAAAAAGCTGGTGAAATCTATGGTACGACTAAGTTGGTACTTTCCAACGGCGTAACCGTATATGTGAAGCCAACTGATTTCAAGGCTGACCAGATTGTAATGAAAGGTGTAAGCCTCGGTGGTACCAGCGTATTCCCGAACGAAGAAATTATCAATATCTCTCAATTAAACGGAGTAGCTCTGGTAGGTGGAATCGGTAATTTCAGCAAAGTGGATCTGGGTAAAGCTTTAGCCGGCAAACGTGCAAACGTAGGTGCGGGTATCGGCAACACTACGGAAACAGTTTCCGGTAGCTGTGCTCCGAAAGACTTTGAGACAATGATGCAGCTTACTTATCTGACTTTCACATCTCCGCGTAAGGATAATGAAGCATTCGAATCTTACAAGAACCGTCTGAAAGCTGAACTTCAAAATGCGGACGCTAACCCGATGACTGCTTTCAGCGACACTATTACAAGCGTACTATACGGCCACCATCCACGTGCTATCAGAATGAAAGAAAACATGGTAGACCAGATCGACTATGACCGTATTCTTGAAATGTACAAAGACCGCTACAAAGATGCAAGTGACTTCACTTTCTTCCTGGTAGGAAACGTAGACTTGGCTACAATGAAACCGTTAATCGCTAAATATCTGGGAGGTCTGCCATCTATCAACCGTAAAGAGACTTTCAAAGATAACAAGATGGATATCCGCAAGGGAGAGATCAAAAATGTATTTGCAAAGGCACAGGAAACTCCGATGGCTACCATCATGTTCCTTTATAGCGGCACTTGCAAATATGACTTGCGCAACAATGTCCTGCTCAGCTTCTTAGATCAGGCTCTGGATTTGGTTTACACTGCTGAAATCCGTGAAAAAGAAGGAGGTACATACGGTGTAAGCTGTAACGGAAGTCTTGGTAAATACCCGAAAGAGGAACTTGTTCTTCAGATTGTATTCCAAACTGACCCTGCCAAGAAAGATAAATTGTCTGCTGTTGTTGTAGAACAACTTCACAAAATGGCAAAAGAAGGTCCGTCTGCCGAACACATGCAGAAGATCAAAGAATATATGCTGAAGAAGTATAAAGACGCCCAGAAAGAAAACGGCTACTGGCTTAATAATATGGACGAATACCTCTACACGGGTGTGGATAATACAAAAGACTATGAAAAGTTGGTCAACAGCATCACAGCGAAAGAAGTGCAAGACTTCCTCGCCAAATTGCTGAAACAGAACAACGAAATTCAAGTCATCATGACCGTGCCGGAAGAAAACAAATAA
- a CDS encoding ABC transporter ATP-binding protein — MIIIDKLKKNFGEKIAVDIEHYEINQGDMLGLVGNNGAGKTTLFRIMLDLLKADDGKVIINDIDVSQSEDWKSITGAFIDDGFLIDYLTPEEYFYFIGKMYGLKKEEVDERLIPFERFMSGEVIGHKKLIRNYSAGNKQKIGIISAMLHYPQLLILDEPFNFLDPSSQSIIKHLLKKYNEEHQATVIISSHNLNHTVDVCPRIALLEHGVIIRDIINEDNSAEKELEDYFNVEEE; from the coding sequence ATGATTATCATTGACAAACTTAAAAAGAATTTCGGTGAGAAGATTGCCGTAGACATAGAACACTACGAAATCAATCAAGGCGATATGCTCGGATTGGTGGGAAACAATGGTGCCGGTAAAACAACTCTCTTCCGAATCATGCTGGATCTGCTAAAAGCAGATGATGGTAAGGTGATTATTAATGATATTGATGTCAGCCAAAGCGAAGACTGGAAAAGCATTACCGGTGCTTTCATTGACGATGGTTTTCTGATTGATTATCTCACTCCGGAAGAATATTTCTATTTCATCGGAAAGATGTACGGACTAAAGAAAGAAGAAGTGGACGAACGTCTGATTCCTTTCGAACGTTTTATGAGTGGAGAAGTGATCGGGCACAAGAAGCTAATCCGCAACTACTCCGCAGGTAATAAGCAAAAGATCGGAATTATTTCTGCCATGCTTCATTACCCGCAATTACTGATACTGGACGAACCGTTCAACTTCCTCGATCCAAGTTCTCAGTCTATCATCAAACATCTGCTCAAGAAATATAATGAGGAGCATCAAGCTACGGTTATTATATCCAGTCACAACCTCAATCATACCGTAGATGTATGTCCGAGGATCGCTTTATTGGAACACGGTGTCATCATCCGGGATATTATCAACGAGGACAACTCCGCAGAGAAAGAACTGGAGGATTATTTTAATGTAGAAGAAGAGTAA
- a CDS encoding TraB/GumN family protein encodes MKSFIGAVLFICVAFSANAQLLWKVSGNGLNQPSYIIGTHHLAPFSIMDSIAGLKKAMNETQQVYGEMKMSEMQSPATMEKMQKAMMIESDTTLNSLLSPKDFETVNKFCKENLMVDLNMAPKLKPAFLLNNVVVMAYVKHIGKFNPQEQLDTFFQSQAIQNGKKVDGLETAEFQFNLLFNGSSLQRQAQLLMCTLNHIETEVENLKKLTNAYMNQDLNTMLKISEERKGDQCDALPGEEDAMIYNRNKAWAEKLPAIMKAAPTFVAVGALHLPGEKGLLNLLKRQGYTVEAVK; translated from the coding sequence ATGAAATCATTCATCGGAGCAGTTCTATTTATTTGCGTGGCATTCAGCGCCAATGCACAGCTTTTATGGAAAGTGTCCGGCAACGGACTGAACCAACCTTCCTATATCATAGGCACTCACCATCTGGCACCGTTCAGCATCATGGATAGCATTGCCGGACTTAAAAAGGCTATGAATGAAACTCAACAAGTATATGGAGAGATGAAAATGTCGGAAATGCAATCGCCTGCCACCATGGAAAAGATGCAAAAGGCAATGATGATTGAAAGTGATACCACGCTGAACTCTCTCCTTTCTCCGAAAGACTTTGAGACTGTTAATAAATTCTGCAAAGAAAACCTGATGGTAGATTTAAATATGGCTCCGAAGCTAAAACCTGCCTTCTTATTAAATAATGTAGTGGTAATGGCTTACGTAAAACATATAGGGAAATTCAACCCGCAAGAGCAACTCGACACATTCTTTCAGAGCCAAGCCATCCAAAACGGAAAAAAGGTGGACGGACTGGAAACTGCAGAATTCCAATTCAACCTGCTTTTCAATGGCAGTTCACTACAACGGCAAGCACAACTATTAATGTGCACTCTTAACCATATAGAGACTGAAGTAGAAAACCTGAAGAAGCTCACAAACGCCTACATGAACCAAGATCTGAACACCATGCTTAAAATCAGCGAAGAGCGTAAAGGCGATCAATGTGACGCACTTCCCGGCGAAGAAGATGCTATGATTTACAACCGTAATAAAGCATGGGCTGAAAAACTACCGGCAATCATGAAGGCTGCCCCGACTTTTGTTGCAGTAGGCGCCCTGCACCTCCCCGGAGAAAAAGGATTATTAAACTTACTAAAAAGACAAGGATACACGGTAGAAGCTGTGAAATAA